The DNA segment TTGTTCCTGTGGCAGGGCATGATTGTTAACCTTCAAAAATATGTGATGGATATGTGCCTTCTACTTGGTGATTCAATGCAAACAGTGTGGAATGTGGACAAACTGAGGACGCAGATCACATCTGTTCTGGTGCACGATGCCCACATTTTCTCGGTGTACTAGTGCTATAAGGCATGCCTTTGGTTGGGACCGAAACTCAGCCATCGATAGCTTCACAGAGACCTAGCAACTAATGGTGTTTCTATTTGCAGCTTAGCATGGACAATGTGACCAAATATAAATCAAGATTTCCTTTGCAACAAAGGTATTATCTCAGTTTCTCAGAGAAGACCAAACTGCTCAGTTGAAGAGATAAGGAAAAGGATAGTGGAACAGCTTGAAGTTATCAAGGTTATGGGGACCTGCTCTTTGTCAATCATTGTTGGCTCTTGTTTTGTAGTGAAGTAACACCCATACTTGCACATAATCAGTTCTGTACTCTGTGCAGGTAGTACAGTTTTGTGCGGTGCTATCTTGATGTTTCCTGACTTTTGGCATTTCGAGATCCTTTTTAAACATTTTTTCAGGCTATGAGTATGGGCCCTGTTCCTTTCTGATTAGGCTATAAGTTAGTATTTATGATTCTGTAAATTGTAAGAACTCAATTCATGCTTCTATCGAAACTGAGTCTAGCCCTTTCTGTCCAATGTAAATTGCACATCCAAAATGGAACAGGGAGTACTAATGGGCTTACACCTATTTGAAATTTGATTCAGATCTCAACCAACTTTGACCATATGTCTAAGGCCCAGTTAAGCTAAGCTCAAACCTAGCTTACATCCACACTACAATTTGGATGCAAACATGCATGGAAGTTTTTGTGAATTTAACCATGCTATGAGAGTAAGACTTAGTCCATCTGTATCAATCCATGGATAAGAGCATGTCAGCCTTATTTTTATTTACATCAATACAATTTGGGCTTTTTAATGGCATGGCATAAATGCCATGTTGTAGATCTTACAACGAATGCATTTCCTATTGTCTTAAGAGTGTCATGTTCATGGAACAACTACAAACAGCTGCATCATTCATCTTATACAAAAATTTGATAATCTAATGGTTAAGAACAGAAAAGACAACTCACCATGTCTTTTGAAACATCCCATGGAGCACCAATGATCACCTCATCAACATAACGGCAAGCCAAAACACTCAAACTTCGCTCATGGAGATTCATAATTGGGCGATGCCGTCCTCGCGTTGAACTGGCAAATATAGTAAAcaccaatagaaaaataggcTGAATGTAAGTTAAAGGAATATATTGGAGATGCAATGCTTTGAAGAAATGCACTCTAACTGTAAACAAGGACTGTTGAGAACTAAATAAACTTGAACACTGTAAGTTGCAAATAATCAAAAGAGGAGAACAAAAAAGCAACCATCGTACTACCTTATGGTCTGATCAGTGTGAATGCCCACAAGCAAAAAATCTCCAAGCTCTCGAGCGAGTCGCAATATCTACATTGAAGAAACTATAAATACAAGAATGTTTGAATCACTATGTTTTGGAGGGTTAACTTCAGTTTAATCTCTTgcaaaagagggggggggggggggaacaaAAGTACAGCCAACACAAGAAATACACAGGCAAATGTATCTCTAAGCTGACTTAGCTGAGACAGATGCTCTGGTTTTGTCCGCAAACATTTTCCCTTTTTGAGTGGGTGAGCATGTGGGAGGGGATTCTCATTTACCTCAACATGTCCAGCATGGAACAGATCAAATGCACCATCTATGTAAACTATCCGAGAATCTGGGCCTGGACCCTGCATTGGGAAAGCTTAGAGTCAACAGAAAGAACAAGCAGACATATTCCAAGTTTAAGTTTAGAAGAATCAGTAGTTCTATCAAGTAAATTAAAGCAGCCATTACAAGTTTCCAAGAAATGAAACTATACTATAGTCAACAAAATTTTGTGGACTTTTCTGACAATTCAATGATATGTCAGATTTTACACCCTTTTGTTCAAGAATATATGACTTTTTGGACAAAACAAGGTCTCCAATAAGCAACTTTACCATCAGTTTTCATaatatatactccctccgttaaAAAATACAAGGTGCATTTTATTTCGgaaaagtcaaacttcataTATTTTGACCAAGACTTAGCCAAATTATAAGTATGCTTAGTGTGTACACATTATGcaactagattcatatttcaaaatgctTTCACACTATATTGGTTTTgttatatattttgtgagaaaacaaTAGTCAAAGTCCAACTTTGAAGACCGAGCCAAAACAAAATACGCCTTGTATTCTTGAACAAAGGGAGTAGTATGTTAGTAAAAAGTACAAAAAGATTATATTTTGTAAGTCCTTCGCATAACAAATCTAATGGTATTATTTTCATGTGACTAATCCAAATAGTTTTGTATATATTAGCGTCAATATTAAGAAAGTTTGATCATTCAAATTCTCAAACGTCGTATATTTCTGAATGGAGGAAGTTTGTTTACGACAATCACCTCTGAACTTGTCTAAATCATGAAATGATGGATTTGTTGCCAGCCCATTTCTTGGCTATCAAATGGCAGGTGATTAACTGATCGAACACAACTAAATGATGAACGGTTGCCAAATCGCAAAAACAACAGAAAAGTGATGACAGGGTACAATCACACTCTGTTCCATATCAAATGAAACATCATTGTAATGCTTGTTTATATCTTCAAGTGTGAATGCAAGCCATATTGCATCAGACTTAAGAACTTGATATTTTACCCCTCAAAAAAAAGAATGTCAGTGGACTATTCACAAACTAGAAGTAAATGATATACTAATGCATGTGAAACTGTAGAAGTTATACCCTGCTATTTGAGAACTGAACTATTCGCCTAGATGTAGGAAGAAAATGAGATACTCTAGTCCCACTTCCAGATCCACCATCATCAATATTCTGGCCATGTCCACTACTGAACTGCCTTTGTAGCGAAGAGTGATTGTGGGCATCGGAAGATGATCTCTCTCTAACACAAAGAAGCATTCTTCCTGTCATGATGAAATACAAGATCAACATGAGAATAAAACCTTTTCACCACCATAAAAGTTAAACGCTAGACTTGTTGACAGAAAAAGTTTTTATAGGTCCATGATCAATTGCAATATTAGAGGATCTGTAACGACCTTGCGACAGGGATCGAATCGGATATGAATGAGAGGTGGCCAGCCTGGCCTTTGCCGGTTTTCTGCCCGTGATGAATATGAAGAAGTCGCCTGGCCAATTGGTTCGGTTGATGAAGTCGACAACAGCAAAAGGGATGAGGTAATAGAGAACTTGGATGAGAATAAGATTGATTTATTGCCTGCCTTTTCCTGGATGGTATTGCTCTGTATTTATAGAGCCATACCTATTCTAATCCGAATACAACTATATCTTCCTAATCCGACTAGGACTCTTACTATCTCAAATCTTCAAAAACAAGTTGTGTGCTCGCAATGTCTCAAGAACAGCTCGGACATGGCGAAGGTGATCAACCCAAGATGAGCTGTGGATTTATATATCATCAAAGGAAACCAAAACGAACCAACGAAGAATGTcattcataagagcttgaaatgTTGCCGGAGCATTTGTTAGTCCAAACGGCATCACCAAAAATTCATAATGGCCTTGATGTGTGCGAAAAGCAGTCTTTTCTATGTCGGCTACATGCATCCGCACTTGATGGTATCCACTGCGCAGATCCAATTTGGTAAAATAGCAAGCACCACGCAACTCATCCAACAGTTCTTCAACCACCGGAATTAGAAACTTGTCCTTGATTGTGATAGCATTGAGTGCCCGATAATCGACACAAAAGCGCCACGAACCATCCCGTTTCTTAACCAACAGAACTGGTGACgaaaaagctgaagtgctgaGACGTACGAGGTCCTGAGTAAGCATGGTAGCACATTGTCTTTCCAACTTGTCCTTCTGAAGCTGAGGGTACCTGTAAGGCCGTACTGCTACCGGCATGGCTCCAGTATGTAGGTGAATACGATGATCATGTACACGAGGTGGAGGCAGCCCAGATGGTTCACCAAACAATGTGTCAAATTCAGCCAGGAGCTTGTCCAGTATGTTGTCGTCATGAGTTATGGTGAAGATTGTTGGTGTTGTGGATGGAACTCCGCGCCATGTGACATGCTTTCCGTGAAGAACACAGGATATGGTCAACTTGTTGAAATCCCATAAAACCAGCCCGAGAGAGCGCAGCCATTGCGTGCCGAGGATCAAGTCATAACCTCCGAGTGGCACCGCAAAATAATCAAGCTTAAACATCTCTTGCCCAACTCCAATTGCTAAGGATCGGCATACGCCACTGGTACGTAGTTGGTCACCGTTAGCTACCGTAACGCACAGGCCCATGCGCATCGGCGTAAATGCAAGCCGAGATTTATTGCTACCTCGTCACGAATGAAGTTGTGAGACGATCCCGAGTCCACAAGTGCCGCAAGCGAGTGGCCGCCCACAGAAACCTGCAGGCGCACCGTGCCTGCCGGTTGAACGCCTGCCACTGCATAGAGGGATATATGCGGATCATCCGGCGTCATCTCATGAGCCTCACCCTCGTCGTCGTCCACCGTTGTATCATCAAGTTCCACATAGAATAGGTGAGCACACCGGTGGCCACGCGAGAACTTCTCATCACAGTTGAAACATAGCCCCAGACGGCGTCGATCTTGATGGGATAAGTCTCTGTGCTGCGTCTCTGTGCTGCGTCTCTGTGCTGCatatggtctttgtggggctgcttcAGATGGTCCTTGGCTGGTCTTTGTGGTCCTTTCTAGGgctacagcatctaggacagcatcttagcatctaggacagctaggacagcatctaggacagcatcttagcatctaggacagcatcttagcatctaggacaactacgacagcatcttagcatctaggacagcatcttagcatctaggacagctaggacagcatctaggacaacATCTTAGCATATGTTTGGCTGGCTagcagcctataaatatgtatccccaacccctcaggttagcatggcatttgtgtgagaaataaaccagaaaaattgccccaactcctagtgtcatcctctctcgatgagagtaagaattcagctactaccaagagtaagaattcagcgactaacagaTCTGCCATCTCAGCTGGAGTAAGACGCTTAATCGGGCGCTGCAGCTGGGCGCCCTCGCCAGGGGCTAATACTGTCGACGCGGCAGCTGGTGTCGACGGGAGGCCCCCGCAAGCCGCCATGCGTGCACTGGAGCCATGAACATAGTGCATTGCCTTCTTCTCATACGCGTGTGCTAAGCTCATGGCGTGCTCAAGGTCCACGGGATCTTGCAGTTCGACATCGATGCGAATTTCGTCATTGAGGCCCAATGTGAAAAGCTGGCTCTCTTGTTTCTCTGTCAATGGATCCGTTCGACTGAGTAAGGCGAGGAAACAACATTGGTAGTCGTTTACCGATCCTGTCTGTCAGAGGAGACGGAGTTCGCCTAATGGATTGCTCCTGATTGGCGGCCCGAAACGTGTATTACAGAGTTCCTGGAATTCGGACCATGGAGGCTCACCGCGAGCACGTTCCAGATGGGTGTACCAGTGGTGCGCGTCGCCGTCCATTTTGAATGATGCGAGCCATACCTTGTGCCGTTCCTCTGTCCGCTGTCCTCGGAAGAACATCTCACAGCGATTAAGCCATGGGAGGGGATCCTCTTTGCCGTCATATTTTGGGAAATCCAACTTGAAAAACTTGGGAACGCCTCCTGCGGCTCCATCTGTATAGTCGACGGAATTATGACGAGAAGGCAACACGCGATCCCCGAGCGGATACTTTGGCGGCAACTCAAGGCCCTGGTGCGGTGAGCCTGGGTAGTGCAAGATGCCAGCCCCCCCAAGGAAGGTTCGACCCTGTTGCATCTTCCCAGCGGCCGGTGCAGCTAGCTTGGCGGCCTCGTCCATGAGCGCAGGTGGTTCGGTGCCGGCCAATCGAGAGAGATCAGTCGAGTCGACAACGTCGCTAGGCTCCTCGACGCCCTTCGCTTTTTCCAATCGCGTCAATCTCTCCATGACGCCGGTTAGGGCCTTCGTAACATCGTTCAGTGTGGACTGGATGTTGGAGAAACCCGATTGGAACTCATGGCGCAGCAGATCTTCTTGTGCAGCAAGGAGTTTGCTGAATTGATCTTGGTCGGCCCCAAATCCCATGGATGATGgtgtctctgataccaagttGTCACGACCTTGCGACAGGGGTCGAATTGGATATGAATGAGAGGTGGCCGGCCTGGCCTTTGCCGGTTTTCTGCTCATGATGAATATGAAGAAGTCGCCTGGCCAATTGGTTCGGTTGATGAAGTCGACAACAGCAAAAGGGATGAGGTAATAGAGAACTTGGATGAGAATAAGATTGATTTATTGCCTGCCTTTTCCTGGATGGTATTGCTCTATATTTATAGAGCCATACCTATTCTAATCCGACTACAACTATATCTTCCTAATCCGACTAGGACTCTTACTATCTCAAATCTTTTAACTATCTATCtcctaaatctaaacttcattATTTATATGGATAATCATAAGGTAATCTAACTGCTACTGTGGCTTATTGCCGCCGGCCTGCTTCAACTAGAATACTTCCTGCCGACCATGACAGGATCGCTGTGAGATTCAATCAACACTTCAACAAATAACTTGCAACAGAGACTTAGAACCTAGATATTCCCTGTTTCAGAGTTACATATAATTATTAGCAAAGAAAACTTTAACAttaaaaacagaaaagaaaatactaaagCAGAATTAGTACCAACAATATCTGTTGTTGACACCCCCTCAGTTCTTTTAATCTGCTTATATCGGCCAGCCTTTTTGGCAAGGGCATATGCATCAGTACCATCCGGTAGCAAACAAGGATCATCACCATGGATAATGTAATCTATGCTATACTCATTGAATAGCTTGTTCATGAAATCTTTAGTTATGGCATAAGGTGCATCTGGAATGATATCATCTACCCATTTCACAGCCCGGACCATTATAATTCTGTATTGCCAAAAAGGGAAACATCAGAAACTAATTATAAACATATAGGAATCAGGGAGCAACATATCTGATACTCCCTGACGCATCCAAAGAACCAGAAGCACAACACCAAAGAAATGCCTAAAATTACATACTTCCGGGTCACATGCAAGAAATAACACGATatgaaaaatgagagaaaataaaactGATTATTTAAGGAGTATAatttttcatccattttggataTGCGAAAAGTGTCACACCACAAACACTTGTGATCTTCCCCTAACTCACATTCATTGGAATATCTGGATGTATCAATACTAATTGCCATGAGAGCACATCAAAACCACCTGGGTTGTTCACATTTTGTGCAGATTGCAGAAAAGATTGCTCCAagaaaattataaatctagcagATACACAAGCGTTTTTGAAACAGTTTTGTCTGAGCGATAACTCGTGGCAGCAAATATTTGATTTTGTCATCCattttttggaagaaaaaagacgACAGGCAAGAGAAAGAGAACTTCAGAGATGGCATTAATCACCAAGATAAAATCAGTAACCATGAAAATTTGTGATATAGAAAGAAAATCGACATTGTGACAATTAACTGAGGAAAATAAAAGTTTCTTCTGGCACATGATATGTGGGTAGACAAAACTTCGCCCTAGCAATTACAATTCAGACGATCAAAAGCAAGGTTATTACTTGCCCTTACCACACATGCAACTATGCAAGATTCACGGCGTATGGTTCGTTCGTAATTACTTCTTTTGATTCATATCAAACACGGACCAATCGCTTTATGGTTACTGCCTTGGCGTGAGAGGAGCTTCTCAGCCAATATTTTCCTTGTGGTCACCGAATGGAATAGAGCTAACCTTGCCAGGTACAGCTCAGATTGAAATCAACACAGATCCAAAACACAAAAGCAGTCAATCCCTCCCGTAATTACGAGAATAAATTACTGTGCCACACAAATTGGACAAAGGTGGAAACTTTGATGCAACAGCTCGACGCAGCAGCAATTCAACAAATTTATTTGGTccgcacaaaaaaaaaagattgccCAAGAACTAGCAGAGCAACAACCATTCAACCAATAGCAGTTTCCCCAGCAATTTGAAACATCCACATAGAGCTGAACTACTGAATTACTGCTCAATTTGGGACTTCAGAGCAGATAACTGTGGAAATAAAACGTTACTTCATAGGAAATCACatgagagataaaaaaaaaaagatgatacaGTGATGTGAAATTAAAGGATTCGGGAGTACCTCTCGTGCAGCGGCGTGACCGGCGGACCCTTGTTGGCCTTGATCTCGTCGTCGCTGATGACACCGACGATGAGCTCGTCGCCGAGGGCGCGCGCCTGGCGCAGCGCGTTGCAGTGGCCGTAGTGCATCATGTCGAAGCAGCCGTCCATGTACACGCGCAcggggcgccggcgccggcgccggaacCGCCGCCGGAGCCCGTCGACCGGCGGGAGGCTCGCAATGGCCACGGGACCGGCTAGGTGGAGCGCGAGAATCGAGGCGCCCAACACGATGCCTCCGACGACGCACGCCGCCAACGTCCGGGCGCTGCAGCCGCTGCTCCCCGCTTCCATGGAGACAGAGGGGATGGAGGGACGCCGGGAGGAGTGCGGCTGTGTTTGTGCTTGTCTGTGTGTGCGAGTGGGGTGGGATCTAGGTTGACGGGTTAGGGTGTGCGGCTCGAGGGCCTATCGCCacggaagaggagggagggagagagagttagCGAGCGAGCGCGCGAGCgagcggtggtggcggcgaggCGAGGACGAATGCTCTGGTTGCTCCTAGGAAAGAGGGATTCCGTTCACGTGTACGTTTGCTGTGTGATGGTAGCGGGATTCTAATGTTTCGGCTAGCTGCCATGTGGGACCAAAATGCCAGTTAAAAGACTAGAATGTATGATATTAATGTTAATATTTGCTATCGGTGCTAATTTTTATTGTAtaataaaattaattattttaaactACCCTAGCACCTACTAAGGGATAAAATGGAACCTGATAAGATATAGATGATGTTAGATAACTACATTTAGCATCTAACTAAGGGGTAACATATGCACTAAGTATCATATCCATGCATGGCATAGTATAAGATGAACTATTTCTTGTGAATGGCATAGTATAAGATGAACTATTTCTTGTGAACTTGAAAAGAGTAAAATTTGTTGTAATAATCACATTACTGTGCAAGAACAACTCACACGAGACACAAGATTTAGTCTGGTACCACTTTTATTTTATTGATGATGGTGTGTACGACTTAATCCGTTTTCTCCTTATATAGGGGAGGAATGATCCCTTTTATATGGATGAATAATATGGGACTAAATTTTCAACTAAGTGCGACCTAGTTTAGGTTAAGTGTCTACATGTGTAGCCCATTAAATAGGCATATATTATAACAAAATCCATAAATTCAAAATAGATGCTAAGAAAAATGTAGATAATATTGATATTTTGCATCTTACGATGAACTGCCGGATCTAAATATAGCTACTAAATATATCAGTATTTGTCTTAAGGAAAAAGTAAATAGATATAGTGGTAGTGATAAAGAAGCATAAATATAGCAGCAGCAATTGATACAGTTATACCCGCTAATAAATTGATGCTTCCTTGAGTGATGTGAGTCTCTGTAATTCAGTGGTCTAGAATCTGACTTGAGGAAACTAATTAAAATGTGAAGGACATTTGAGAGATTGTGATGTTGGATATGCTGCACATATGCTCATACAACACACAACAAACAGCATTAGATGCATATACATCTCGTAAGGAGCACCTTGAAAGCCAAATATGCTGAGCACCTTGAAAGCAGAATATGCTGAAAATTCAATTGTAGAGTTGGCTTCTTGTCCTATGTTTTCTGATGTACCAATTGGCACCTTTCCTTTCCATTTCGGTTTGGCGTGGTTGTGGATATATGTGGTTTTAGGCAATCAGACAATAGAAGTCATGCGTTCTAGTGATTCTTACTTCAACTTGACTTCGTTTTCACCCAATTAAAGTGTTGCATTTTCACTCATTTTTGGCAAAGTGCTTTGCCAAGGAGCGATGGAACACAAGTTGCATAACAGCTAATGTTGTAATCGATTGTACACCAGGATACATGAGCAAAACAGAGTGCTGAGTAACACCATGCTACAAACTAGGTGGAAGGGATTTTGTACAACAACCTGAATTTACAACATGTTATACACTAACACACCAGGATATCAGTGAAACAAAGAGGTTGCAATGTCACTAATCTCTTCGAATCGTCAGTCTATACCTAAAGCGCCATCTCTGCCTGAAGTTTGATCAGTTCACTCAAATCACTGGCTTGTTTAGAAGAGGATGTTGCTTTTGCTAATGGTACCACAGGCGCAGATAGCCTCGCCGGTGGTTCAGGCAACTCGTTAtcaagctcttcctcctccaggtCTTCCAGCTCCGCTTCTAGCTCATCCTGTTTTaagaaagtaaaaaagaaatggcTTACACTCCTTTGAAAATTGATTGTGcgtgtatttctttttttttcatgacaTACAGTGCACTTTAAATTGAATGGAGTTTATGAGCAAGTAAACATTTTAATCAGTACAAAGGTAAGAGAAACAGTacctcatcaaaatcagcaGAAGCACTAACTGGCGTAGCAAGTGCCTCCTGTATctgcttcatattttatgtctGTTCGTTCGCCTCATCAATGCCATTTTCAATGTCATTGATATTCCTGCACAAGAATTACCACAGCCAGTTCATCGAAGTACCTGTTATTAGCATATTATTATAGAGTCCACATGAAAGCCATCAGTACATATTAATTTCAGAAGGTGCACAAACTCAAGGAACAAAGGGACAACAAAAGGCCCTGAGCTAGCTTGGACAGAAATATTAAGTTGAGAATAGATTTTCATTGTATAAGAGAAAGAGTGGAAATGATAACCTTTGATGTAGCGTATTAGCAGCTTAATAAGCCATTGTAGTGGAAAGACGAGGGCAAATGAAATCTTATAATGACTGTTGAATAGCTTTGATAGCAGATGATCCGGAGCGCAAAGCATCAACAGTATCGGTAGTTGCCTTTGCGCTTTCAAGCATTATAGTCTACAAAATAACTTCCTATCAATTTATGGCAATATAAGATGTGTGATCAAGATTTAAGATTGAGTTACCTGGTCATGAACTCGCAATTGAAAATTTGATAGCTGCTCAATTTGTGTCTCGTAcagcttcttttttctttagacACTGAATTGTAGCTGCAACAAATAAGAAGGCATTTATATGTAAGTTAAGAGTTGCAAAAGATGAAAAACATCACAAGCTTAAGAAAAATACGCCCCCCACACCACCACATGGAAGCTCCTTGACCTATAGTGTTTCTTTGCTCTGCACATTCATTGATGGATTATGTGCAAGACATGACATTAAggttggtttttttttatcaaaacaaAATAGGGGAACAAGTATTGTTCTTTACAAGCCTTTTAGTGGCAAGGCTTTTGAAATAATaacaaacaagcaagcaaacaaaaTTCGGCAACTTTAACAATTATGTATAACGGATTCTCATAATTTGTAACAGAATGGAAGATAGACAAATGTATTTTCTCCGAAGTAACACCTGCTTACCATTTTTGTTCTTCGCTTTTGTATAGTCCTTAGCCTTTCCTATTTCCGTAGAAGACTTTTTCTGAAGGAAACGCTCTTTCTTCTCCAGCATTTCTAGAGTCTGCACAAATATagatagtaaaaaaaatacaccAATGTGAATAGTAAATCTAAGGTACCAAGTTAATATCTTGGTGCTACAGAAATAATTTTCTGATTTGTTGGCAATCACCTATGATGTAGATTAAGGGGTG comes from the Phragmites australis chromosome 22, lpPhrAust1.1, whole genome shotgun sequence genome and includes:
- the LOC133905002 gene encoding ethanolamine-phosphate cytidylyltransferase-like isoform X2, with the protein product MEAGSSGCSARTLAACVVGGIVLGASILALHLAGPVAIASLPPVDGLRRRFRRRRRRPVRVYMDGCFDMMHYGHCNALRQARALGDELIVGVISDDEIKANKGPPVTPLHERIIMVRAVKWVDDIIPDAPYAITKDFMNKLFNEYSIDYIIHGDDPCLLPDGTDAYALAKKAGRYKQIKRTEGVSTTDIVGRMLLCVRERSSSDAHNHSSLQRQFSSGHGQNIDDGGSGSGTRVSHFLPTSRRIVQFSNSRGPGPDSRIVYIDGAFDLFHAGHVEILRLARELGDFLLVGIHTDQTISSTRGRHRPIMNLHERSLSVLACRYVDEVIIGAPWDVSKDMITTFNISLVVHGTVAENMDFMQDNSNPYAVPMAMGIYHRLESPLDITTSTIIRRIVANHEAYQKRNEKKEASEKKYYESKSFVNGE
- the LOC133905002 gene encoding ethanolamine-phosphate cytidylyltransferase-like isoform X1; protein product: MEAGSSGCSARTLAACVVGGIVLGASILALHLAGPVAIASLPPVDGLRRRFRRRRRRPVRVYMDGCFDMMHYGHCNALRQARALGDELIVGVISDDEIKANKGPPVTPLHERIIMVRAVKWVDDIIPDAPYAITKDFMNKLFNEYSIDYIIHGDDPCLLPDGTDAYALAKKAGRYKQIKRTEGVSTTDIVGRMLLCVRERSSSDAHNHSSLQRQFSSGHGQNIDDGGSGSGTRVSHFLPTSRRIVQFSNSRGPGPDSRIVYIDGAFDLFHAGHVEILRLARELGDFLLVGIHTDQTISSTRGRHRPIMNLHERSLSVLACRYVDEVIIGAPWDVSKDMITTFNISLVVHGTVAENMDFMQDDSNPYAVPMAMGIYCRLESPLDITTSTIIRRIVANHEAYQKRNEKKEASEKKYYESKSFVNGE